In Mya arenaria isolate MELC-2E11 chromosome 1, ASM2691426v1, the genomic stretch TTGGAGAAATATTAAGCTGAATGCTGTCCCGACTCCTCCTCAGTATCGTTCGAGACGTTGAGGACAATGCACCAGtgcgatatttgtttaaagtattttggaaGGCAAGATAATTAGTTACGACACAAAAAGTCTGCTCATTCCGACGTGGACTCTGAAGAAGACGCGATGTCGGATACTTGTGTTCATGAGGATATTTTTGGACCTGTCCCCGAAACCGTTTCCGATAGCAGCGACGACGAAGACGATGACGTATCTGTTACCTCTGAGGACTCTGTCGATATTGATCCCTGGGAAGACATTGTTGAGGAAGCGTTTGATAAGTGTCAGTCACAATACGAGGCTGATGTAAATTGACTTATGGAGGAGGATGCAAATATGAGTGAGCGTGGAGCTAAGGAACATGTCTTTATAGACATGAACAACACTTTTCGAAAAGCTATGATGAACGTTTTTGGTAGCAAACTAGGCTGGTTCACCGTTATGAAAAAAGATCCGGTGTATAAAGCTGTGAAAAATACAGCGAATAAGCTCGTAGCGGAAGAAAACTATGAACCGGGGGAAGCTTTAAAGTACGCCATTCTGAAGCGGAGATTCCTCTTTGATAAAGTCTTGGATACTTACGATATACCTCAGTTAGAGAACGACGAAGACATGGAACAAGAATAAAAGTCCAGAGTGACTTTGATACGACTCATGTTATGCTGCCCTTTAAACATTTGCGAGTACTTTCTCTCGCAAAAGCGCCAAGAggactataattatatatgtatactcgATTAAAGTTAAATCTGAGACGACTGTGTGTTCTATCACAAAATGTGGATGCTGCGTAAACGTTTTGTCGTTATAAATACACGAGCTTTGTCCTggtttatgtaaaaatataaattcaggATTGGTCTATTGGTTAATTAAGAACTATAAATACACAATATGTTTCTCGGTCTATGTACACGATGTGTTTTCTGGCTGATTTATGGAGACACATAGGATGACCAGTAAAGCTGGAATCGGTCGAAGTAGCAGCCGAATACACCGGTAACATACTCCAGCCTGCCACTCTCCACGAATCTAGGGGACACTGCGGGGATCCCGCATGTCTCCAGCCGCCGCTTGTTTGTGGTGAGGGTGATGCTAGATGCGTATCTGCCGCCCGTCAACTCCGCACGCTCTATCCATTCGTCCTCTCCAAAATAGTACGTTGGTGTCCACGATTGGTTGGTCGAACACTTGTTGTTCCAGAATCCGTGCTTAGATGCCCACACTCCGTTGTATTGGACTTGTAAGGCAAGCAGGTACTGCCCGCACTGCATTTTTAAGGCGCTGATACGTCCGTGGTTCCAGGAGGCAGAGTCGTTGAATCGGACGAGCCCTTTGTGGGGGCCGCTGCGGCCGAGTACATGACCCCCTATCGCCTCATCTAAAACATAtcacattttgttaattttttttttcaattaaggGGCGCTTTTATGCTgtttatttgtgattttttacttatcttttttatatacattcatttaatttatttaacgCCAAAACACAGCTTAAACATGCAAAaggaaatgttttcaaataaccACGAAAACTCCAATTATTGTACCTGGTTGtactatcaaattattttttttctattgtgAACAGGAGTCCAAACTatcaattaaagctgcactctcacagacttaccgttttgacaacttttttactttttgtcttggaatgagccaatttttgcttaaatatctgcaaaccagtgatataaaactgctgacaaaggatcagattacagattttcatatatgtgtatggctaaaagcgttaataacggtttaagaaaaatgcataaagcatcaattattgaacgtaaatatgaaaatctgcgatcttaatttttgtcagcagtcttgtatcacaggtttccatgcatttttacataaatttgctcgttccaagacaaaaaaagttatcaaaacgttcagtctgtgagagtgcagctttaagtatcgTCAGAATGGTACAACCTCATGTATGCAAACAGCTGTCATGCAGTCATGCATACGTAAACGTTTAACAATCTTCACCAATCAGTGTTTAAGATGAATAATGAATTCATACCTTGGTAGGATGACCAATGAAGCCGGAATTGGTCGAAGTAGCAGCCAAATATCCCTGAGACATACTCCAGCCTGCCACTCTCCACGAATCTGTGGGACACTGCGGGGATCCCGCATGTTTCCAGTCGCCGCTTGTTTGTGGTGAGGGTGATGCTAGATGCGTATCTGCCGCCCGTCAACTCCGCACGCACTATCCATTCGTCCTCTCCAAAATAGTACGTGGGTGTCCACGATTGGTTGGTTGAACATTTGCTATTCCAGAATCCGTGCTTAGATGCCCACACTCCGTTGTACTGGACTTGTAAGGCAAGCAGGTACTGCCCGCACTGCATTTTTAAGGCGCTGATACGTCCGTGGTTCCAGGAGGCAGAGTCGTTGAATCGGACGAGCCCGTTGTATGGGCCGCTGTGGCCGAGTACATGACCCCCTTCTACTGCAGATTGTTGAACAtctaaaacatatcatatttggtattgttgtttgtttttgtgttgttttttttcaattaaggggcgctttttgttttttatttgtgcaTAATTTACTTGTCTTTTTATCTATATACATTCATTCTATTTATTTAAGCTGAACGAAGAAATAACACAAACGATTAAATGTAATGAGAGTTATTTTTTTAGTATCTCCAAATCACAGCTTAAACATGCAAAAggtaatgttttcaaataaccACGAAAACTCCAATTATTGTACCTGGTTGtactattaaattatttttgttctatTGTGAAAAGGAGTCCAAACTCTCATTAAAAGCTGCACTAGcacagatttacagttttgacaacttatttattttatgtcttggaatgagtcaattttcgcgtaaatatctgcaaaccagtgatatataagactgctgacaaaggatcagattacagattttcatatttctgttcgaaaattaatgttttacggcaaaaagcgttactaacgcaagcgtttctaacgctttataagaaaaatgcataaaacatcattttttgaacgtaaatataaaaatcttcaatctgatttttgtcagcagtcttatgctgtccatgcattttcacattaatcggctcgttccaagatgtgagagtgcagcttaaagtaACGTCAGAATGATACAACCTAATGTATGCAAACAGCTGTCATGCAGTCATGCAAACGTAAACGTTTAACAATCTTCAACAATCAGTGTTTAAGATGAATAATGACGTCATACCTTGGTAGGATGACCAATGAAGCCGGAATTGTTCGAAGTAGCAGCCAAATATCCCAGAGACATACTCCAGCCTGCCACTCTCCACGAATCTGGGGGACACTGCGGGGATCCCGCATGTTTCCAGCCGCCGCTTGTTTGTGGTGAGGGTGATGCTAGATGCGTATCTGCCGCCCGTTAACTCCGCACGCTCTATCCATTCGTCCTCTCCAAAATAGTAAGTGTGTGTCCACGATTGGTTGGTCGAACACTTGTCGTTCCAGAATCCGTGCATAGGTGCCCACACTAAGTTGTACTGGACCTGCAAGGCAAGCAGGTACTGGCCGCACTGCATTCGTATGGCGCTGATACGTCCGTGGTTCCAGGAGTCAGAGTCGTTGAATCGGACGAGCCCGTCGTAGGGGCCGCTGTGGCCGAGTACATGACCCCCTTCTACTGCAGATTGTTGAACATctaaaacacattatattttgtcattttaatattaaaaagggCCGTTTTGATATTGATGGTTTGTACATATTTTACTCTTTACCGTTGTAgtttttaggctgtaggccgctaggACTGCAGACATTTACAACCGTATCTTggaaatcgcatcggcagatcgatataacatttttaacttttggcgaattaatgcgcgcacgggcgtatcaaaCCCAGCGCAGTTAGAACTGCGTTGGTCAACaacctaatttacattaacagtTACGTCGAAAATACCTAGTAAGCAATCTGCTTCAATTGCTACGAactgcgttctgcatattaATTAGCTAGCTAAAAGTAGCGCTGTTAGGTGTTTACAATATTTGctatgcggttaatatagttcgaataagctgcgttttgcgtaatataacgcgattaaaattgtacaaaaagcaattatttcaatatcggcgagttacagaacgcaatataaaaagcagaatctGCAAATAGTTTCTAAATGAACGCGtattgaatcaaataaatacatgtaaggCCGAGGACCGATAAGACCCAACTGGGGTATAAAAAGGTAATGGCGGGTGGGTGTTTTCCACTGTTTTTTGAAATCTTTCAAATCAGGgaagcatttttcaaaattagaaaccttaaatcaaataattagAACCCATAAAACTTTAGGCATGTAGTTTAAAAGTGTGTCCAtcaatatgtatacataaatcatagttttatgttaaaaatggtcTTGATAATAAGAAATGCAtatcttcaatttcaaaatttgaatattgtagGAGGAGCTAACAAACTGGCTTGATCTATGAtcttctttttgtaaacaagagCACATGTTAGACAGGTCTATCTAGAATCAGattttcaataatgtaaatGGCATGCATATAAACTTATTGAGTTCAGCTGCATTTTTTCTCACAACAGGGACAATAAAATTCCAGTGAATATAACACAGTGATATCATTATGGTAATGCCAGCTGTATTTGGGTATTTTGATGAGACCAATTCAAGTACACATCTTGGCATTATTTCTCTTCGCATTCTGAATACTGTCAAATCAACATTGTCCCTTGCATTAGTCTAGCTTCctgtttttaatacttttgaTTGTTTCATGCATTACTGTGATCTAACATTGACCAGAACTTTTTATATCTCACTCTGCATGCAAACTGTTCTATTTTGTTCATGGGTTGACTCTACACCGAGCCTTGCCTGTTCATGTGTTGTCACACATAGTGAACTTAAACACTGTGTACATGTTCCTtcttaaacatcattttcatcagtTTCTCATTTTCctgaatattataatattattttttaaaatgctcCCTCTGATGTCGAAGGCAATGTATTCTCAGCTGATGTTCATATTCTAAATTATTATGTAACACATCCTGTTGTTTTGACTGTTCATTCACAtccatttatttgtaaattttaacaaaatcccAATTATTGTGATTGAATAATGCTTCAATGGTTAATTTTTGCTCCTCGTTTAATACAATTGACAGATCAAACTGCTTATTTTCATCCATATTCAATGATATCCAAAAGAATGACTGTGAGAGCAATAAAATGGAGCCAAAACTTGAGTGGGCCTTCCTAACCAGCAAGACTACATAAAACTTTAGCTACAAAATAGGACCGTAAAAGGcaatatcagttatagaccgcatacaatttttttaagtatatttcaatattcaatatttacgCTGCTTATCCGTACAATTCTTTAAGGAAttaattgatgtcattatcgggatatgaacgcaattgcgcTGGTTAAAGTGGGTGGTGTCCGGATAATTATTATGCgacttaaatatttgataaacgtATAAGAGGCGGTAGGCTTAACGctttataagaaaaatgcataaaacatcaatttttgaacgtaaatattaaaatcttcgatctgatttttatcagcagtctaatgctgtccatgcattttcacataaatcgGCTAGTTCCAagatgtgagagtgcagttttaagtaACGTCAGAATGATACAACCTCATATGCAAACAGCTGTCATGCAGTCATGCAAACGTAAACGTTTGAAAATCTTCAACAAACAGTGTTTAAGATGAATAATGACGTCATACCTTGGTAGGATGACCAATGAAGCCGGAATTGGTCGAAGTAGCAGCCAAATATCCCTGAGACGTACTCCAGCCTGCCACTCTCCACGAATCTGGGGGACACCGCGGGGATCCCGCATGTTTCCAGCCGCCGCTTGTTTGTGGTGAGGGTGATGCTAGATGCGTATCTGCCGCCCGTCAACTCCGCACGCTCTATCCATTCGTCTTCTCCAAAATAGTACGTGGGTGTCCACGATTGGTTGGTCGAACACTTGTCATTCCAGAATCCGTGCTTAGATGCCCACACTCCGTTGTATTGGACTTGTAAGGCAAGCAGGTACTGGCCGCACTGCATTCGTATGGCGCTGATACGTCCTTGGTTCCAGGAGGCAGAGTCGTTGAATCGGACGAGCCCGTCGTAGGGGCCGCTGTGGCCGAGTACATGACCCTCTTCTACTGCAGATTGTTGAACATctaaaacacattatattttgtgatttttataaaaacagcCGCTTTGATATAATTTGATGGTTTGTACATCTTTACTGATGTAGTTGTTTTAACAATGAACATGTATTCTATGTGATTTTAGCTGAACGAGATAAcaacacaaataatataataaaagctTGAAGCCTAAatacattctcattcatcagaggtttgataatgacaAATTTGGGGTACGCATAGAATCATCATCCTGGTGTATATGAAACGACAATGCCCTAAACACCGCTCGACTACAACTGGAAATTTGCAAAAGAAATACACGACCATTCTTGAGCAATTGTTGTACAGGTCAATTAAAAACTATATATGTGCATTTTGTCACTGGTAATATGTGTACGAAGTATTATGCGAATAGTTTGACACCGTTTTTAGTTACAtctgaatgtttaaaatcaaatttattataCTAAACTATACATGTACGTAATGTTCTgctttaaaacatacataatttGTTGAGTAATAAGACGGAGGCAGTACAGTATATTTTATGGTTTTAACATGTGCGTGTAATGGACTTTATGCACCATGGGGGGCGACAAAGAATGGCCCACAGTattccattcggaactcctcggacatttttatcg encodes the following:
- the LOC128234553 gene encoding uncharacterized protein LOC128234553, with protein sequence MNALFLFAVCAVSALTSGREYKCKYLPGRVDYTQFNPVSDGTLDTSHISGFILQAKGKNDAHILLQKSQSDYNNDIVEIVLGGWGNSRSAIRNKQQGPRFSTYKGAVLSSSSYNWFWVTWSGGCVKVGKGRTMGSSQIMSWCSLSHSVSGVRISYGYGSDGYFNIPSQVTNVQQSAVEEGHVLGHSGPYDGLVRFNDSASWNQGRISAIRMQCGQYLLALQVQYNGVWASKHGFWNDKCSTNQSWTPTYYFGEDEWIERAELTGGRYASSITLTTNKRRLETCGIPAVSPRFVESGRLEYVSGIFGCYFDQFRLHWSSYQDVQQSAVEGGHVLGHSGPYDGLVRFNDSDSWNHGRISAIRMQCGQYLLALQVQYNLVWAPMHGFWNDKCSTNQSWTHTYYFGEDEWIERAELTGGRYASSITLTTNKRRLETCGIPAVSPRFVESGRLEYVSGIFGCYFEQFRLHWSSYQDVQQSAVEGGHVLGHSGPYNGLVRFNDSASWNHGRISALKMQCGQYLLALQVQYNGVWASKHGFWNSKCSTNQSWTPTYYFGEDEWIVRAELTGGRYASSITLTTNKRRLETCGIPAVSHRFVESGRLEYVSGIFGCYFDQFRLHWSSYQDEAIGGHVLGRSGPHKGLVRFNDSASWNHGRISALKMQCGQYLLALQVQYNGVWASKHGFWNNKCSTNQSWTPTYYFGEDEWIERAELTGGRYASSITLTTNKRRLETCGIPAVSPRFVESGRLEYVTGVFGCYFDRFQLYWSSYVSP